A single region of the Thermococcus zilligii AN1 genome encodes:
- the purE gene encoding 5-(carboxyamino)imidazole ribonucleotide mutase: MKVLVVMGSKSDSHIAEVVASVLDEFGVEYDVEVASAHRNPKKVEELAKKDYDVFIAIAGLSAALPGVIASHTTRPVIGVPVSAKLGGIDALLSIAQLPPGVPVATVGIDNGKNAALLAVEILALKDENLRRKLEEYREKMRGG, encoded by the coding sequence GTGAAGGTCCTCGTTGTAATGGGCAGCAAGAGCGATTCGCACATAGCCGAGGTTGTGGCCTCGGTTCTCGATGAGTTCGGCGTTGAATATGACGTCGAGGTCGCCTCAGCCCACAGGAACCCCAAGAAGGTTGAAGAACTGGCTAAGAAGGACTACGACGTCTTCATTGCCATAGCCGGCCTAAGCGCGGCTTTGCCAGGAGTAATAGCGTCCCACACAACCAGGCCGGTAATTGGCGTTCCGGTCTCGGCCAAGCTTGGGGGAATTGATGCTCTCCTAAGCATAGCCCAGCTCCCACCTGGGGTTCCCGTTGCTACAGTCGGCATAGACAACGGCAAGAACGCGGCGTTACTCGCGGTAGAAATTCTTGCCCTGAAGGACGAAAACCTGAGGAGAAAGCTTGAGGAGTACAGGGAAAAAATGAGAGGGGGCTAA